In Nymphaea colorata isolate Beijing-Zhang1983 chromosome 10, ASM883128v2, whole genome shotgun sequence, the genomic stretch AACACTAAAGTGGAATTGGATCATCGATGCAGGAGGGAGCGAATCGTCGAATTTCACTGTTGAGGAGGAGTCTAATACCGAGTCGGCAATAGGCAACTCAATTACAGGCGGACAAGTAGGAATGTTGGTTTCCATGGAGCTAGGCGAATCGGCTTTTTCATTGACACCGATGGGTGGCAGAGCAATGCCAACGATGACGCCGGCTCGAAGATTGCTAGCAGATGAAAATGCCACGGCCCTCGGAGATGGAGGACAGTAATGATAGACCTGTTCGGTATAGACATATCGATGATATCATGCGAGATGCTCGGCGTGTCGAGCTCGATGATGAAGACGTCGAAGAAGAGGCCATGCTTGTGGCAACAGAGGAGCCGTCATGTTACCAAGAGGCAATCGGACAACCGGCATGAGAGGAAGCTATGGCCAAGGAGATTGAATCTATTGAGAAAAATTCGACCTGGACGCTGACAACCCTACCGGCCGAAACCAAAGCAATCAGACTTAAATGAgtgttcaaattgaagaaaaactcaGACGGAGAGGTGATCAAACACTTAACCCAGCCAGAGAGTTTCACAATGAAGAACAAGGAGCATATGGTTCTCAAATTGAGCAAGGCATTGTACGGTCTCCGACAAGCACCACACGCCTGGAACATGCGCCTAGATCGGAGCTTGAAGCACCTTGGGTTCTCAAAGTGCGCATTAGAACAAGCCGTGTATACGAGGGGAAAAGACCGCACCGGCGTCATCATCAGAGTTTGTGTTGATGATCTAATTGTAACGGGAGAGGATTCAGAGGCGATCACAGTTTTCGAGCAGCAGATGATGGCTGAGTTCGAGATGAGCGGCCTCGGCCTGCTCACCCTTTTCCTTGAGATTGAGGAGGCACAAGGCAAAGACGATATTCGGATCAAGCAGACAGCTTATGCCAAGAAGGTGTTAACTcaatttggcatgtttgacTGCAATCCAACAAAACTGCCTATGGAACCAAGGTTGCAGATGCACAAGGATCCCGAAGGACAATCGATGGATGCAACATAGTATCAACGAGTCATCGGATGTCTCAGGTATCTTCTCCACACAAGACCAGATCTTTCGTATGCCATTGGTGTAGCTAGTAGATTCATGGAGAGACCCACAATGATGCACCACAAGACAGTGAAGCAGATTTTGCGATATTTAAAAGGCACCATTCACTTCGGTCTTTTATACACCAACGGAAGAGGAAAATAGGTGATTGTCGGGTTCACGGATAGTGACTTGGCGGGCGACGTCGATGACCGAAAAAGCACCGGAGGCATGACATTCTATGTAAATGAAAGCCTAGTCTCATGGAACTCGCAAAAGCAAAAGATCGTTGCTCTGTCTTCGTGCGAAGCTGAGTTCATGGCAGCAACTGCGACAGCATGTCAGGCACTCTGGCTCAGAGGACTACTGACTGAGCTAGTTGGAAAAGAGCCGCAGGTGGTAAAGTTATATGTGGATAATAAGTCCGCAATTGCATTAATGAAGAACCGAGTTTTTCATGAACGTAGCAAACACATTGACACAAAGTTCCATTTCATACGCGAATATGTTGAAAGAAGACAAATTATTGTGGATTTTGTGCGAACAGATGAGCAACAAGCTGATCTGTTGACGAAGGCATTGCCGATGACAAGGTTGGCAACAGTACGACACTTGCTAGGTGTTCAAGATCTCGAGCCACACCAGGATTAGGGGGGAGAATGTTGCTCTAACTCCTGTTGTGGAGGAGCTCGTGGGAACGTGTGTAAGTGTGAGTGCATGAAGGTGCTCGTGGGTAAGTGAGTTCTATCGGTTCCAAATCATGGATAGTTAAAGAAGAATGGAGAAATTGGTGGGAGTGAAAACTGAAGACGTGATGAGaacttgtgaatgtgtgtgcGGTTCCCAAGATCATGGGTGATGGGCAAAATGGTGCGAGACTTGAGGGATGACATGGAGGAGATCATGGGAGTGACCAGCGGTTACTAAGTTGAGGGTTGAAATGAAGGAGATCATGGCACGACCAGCGGTTACTAAACTTTAGAAtcaagtttcagtttttttttaatgttgttttcctttttagtgTAAATGAGAAGTTGAGAAGAGTAcgccaaaagaaagaaagaaagaaaagtttttctttttgcctctaCGCATGaagttctcttttctcttctccctcgctctctctctctctcttgccatcctggcatccctctctctctctacccaagaacgctgctccctctctctttgcGCTTTCCCTCCTTGGTGTGTTGCAGCCTACGGCCTCCTCTCCTCATTTTGCCCTTACCAAAAGGGAGGTGATTGAGTGTGAATCAAGGGAGAACGCTGGTACaaagaacttaaaataaaaCGATTCTAACACGTCTCAAACCGAGACAgtacaaaagagtaaataaacataCACAAAAGGGCACCTGGATTGGATCTGGTTGCGCCCGCTCTCTCTACGGATCCGGACCCTGTCTCACCTTTTTCGACCTTAGCTGCTCcacccgctcctcccactgcagccATATAAGTAATGCCCAAGGGTTCTATTAGTGTCGAACCGTGAACCATGCCAAGGTGTCGTGTGGTCCAACTCACTCGCGTGCACTTGGCCCTACGCACATAGGTGCTAGTGCCCAACCCTGCAAGTCGCTTCTTGGGTTTGCGCCCATCCTCGGCCGTGCGCAATGCTGCGGCCTGCTGCTCTCGGCACTCCCCGCCGAAACTAACCTCACAAGGCAACGAAGACATAAGCCTGTCAGGTGGTAATCGGTGCGGCGTTTCGCGGTTTTACAATAAGGCGCCAACTTGAGCAGATATTCCGAATAGCCATCCGCTTTCTGGTAATTGCGCTAAACATGGGAGTTAGGGGTTAGGGATCGACGCGAATCGGTCCGTATCGGGCCGTTTCCCATgttcttatttaaaaataataaatgttttcaaaataataacaaacttttgattaattatttttttaaatgtttacttGACAAAAACTGCCTTAGCATAAAAGGTTGGAGGTCATACGTTTTAAAGGCCGTCTGATACACCCACGAAATTTTGGAATAAAaatgctcaatttttttaaattaaaattattaaacaaacaattttttgtttgtttgcagaattaagaaactgaaactagaaattttgatttccttccagaagaaattatgattttaaaatgttttatccttcaatcaaaattccaaactatCAAATGCCTCCGATCAGTTTTTGAggtttatgtaatttttttaaggtTGGACAGATTGAGTAAACAAAAACTGGATTTCAGAATTATAGAAAAAACGATCGATCATTTCAGATTCTCAGTATATAGCCAAAACTTTTGATTGGAGGTTCAATGGGAGGGGGTCTGACCTAAAATCTTCCAATCTGAGATTCTGAATAATCTCAAATTTACTCGGACTTTAGATCCAAAGCTATCCAACACATGTGAAGTAGAAAGGTCACTGTTATTTTCTTTAACTGACTAATATTTTATGGTTTTTTCTGTGCTGTAGATTAATATGCTGTTTCCATTGAGTAGAGCAGGCAGCCCATCTCTTAGCAGTGATGCATGGAAATCTACCTACTAGATTTGAAAGAAGAGATTTGAACTAGATGATTGTGCTTGGTCAATcaattaataattaattaagGTCCTTAACCCATGTCTAAGTTTTGAGGGAACAAAACCACAAGCTTACTCATTTTCAGAGAATGTCCACAACAGTGCCTCACTAATTAAACACGTTTTACCGTTAGACATCCAACTTTCTCTTTTGGACATTAGAACTCAATTATCAGCGATCACCACATCCATCTAATTAACACCTATCAGAATAACTCAAATTACCAACCTATTCCTACATACGTAGGGATGTGATATACACTTAACTGTATTCATTTTTGCAGATATTtgcatattcaaattcgaatatgaatgagAAAAAGCTGTATATGAATCCAAGtccgaaatccaatttcaaaattcaatcaAATCTGAACTGGATTTTTATGTTCAcatccaaatttaaattttgaacaaaatgtgaacgaatttcaaaatgcaagagcattagatataaactttttatttaaaattaaatgcGATCAAAATATGAACCAATGACATTTCTTAAGTTCAAATACAAtctaatttttaattaaatgttaattttttatatccatttttttggaatgattcggttggatatctgatccatatatatatatatatatatatatatatatatatatataagatatgaccaagaattttatttctttcttatgatagtaactttttttttttaaattctgatACTTTTTTACAAagctaaaaatatttttccatattttttgtaaaggctaaaatttttttcaaatgcttaGGGGATCGACTCTGCTCCTAAGGCGGTACTGAATGAGGGTGCGGCTGTCTGTTGAATTGTCTGTTGGTcgtaattaattaattatcaAAACGCGGTTTCCTACTTTAAAGAGTATTAATTATCTCCTCTAACATAGAGACGCTATTTAGAGAAATATATaagattaattttttaagtaatGGCGTATTTTCAAATTATTGCTAGCCTTTTCGGTtgacctattttttttttctctcgatTGAAGGGTTAGTAATTTTTGCACGCAattacaaacaaacaaaacttTCCTCTAAAGGGGTGTCTGAATTCTGATcatgcagtaaaaaaaaaaatttcaacatgAAAAGCTCAGCAAAATTATTGCACAATACTTATCGAACAAGAACAGCAAATTATTGCAACAATCACTTGTCTCACCATTATAACTGAAATGAATAAAGTGGGTAACAACCAATTGAGATTAACCAAACTTCCAcatcttattttttctgatATATATCAGAcactaaagaaaacaaaggttCTCGAATTTTAGATATGAAAAGCAAGAGCTAGAGATTAATTGATAACTCTGCAGGACTTCCTGATCTGTCCCTGAGGCCCAGTCAACACCTCAATCTTCCCCATCCGCACCATTGCGTCCGCAAACTTATGCAACCACATCGAGCCACTGTTTATGTTTGCCAGCACCATCCCGGCTGTGTCCGCCCTGTCCATCAATGCCTGGTCCGATGAGAGAAGGCCCTTGTGCGACTTGACGTTCACGTAGTACTGGTTGTCCAATGTCCGTGGTGTCACTGGGTCCAACGATACGGTTGGATCCTGCCCCGATCCTGGAGCTGGGCATTTGCTTTTCAGGTCAGACACGTACGTCAGGTCCATGGATGGATCCGAGGCATTCGTCGTGTTCTTGAAGTTATAGAGCCTGTTCGAAAAAGCAGAGCAGTGGGAATCCCCGATCGTGTGTGCACCGGACAGCGTGACCATGTCCTCCAACGAGAAGCCCTTTCTTGCAAAGTTCTCTTCCAATTGCTTCACGTTGAAGAATGCCATGGGCAAGTTTTGGTTAACTTCGGATTCCTTGGAGACAAGGCCGTCTCTTCGCCCTGCCGGCACCGGGTAGTAAAATCCTCCGGCAATGCGGACGGACTCCCGGGCGGCGAAGGCAACGATGTCAGCACAAGAGACGACTTGCGGGCATTGGGACTCCAAGGTGGATTTGGCTTCATCTATGACGTCGAACCCATTGAGGCTGGGGTTGTTTGTAGGGGAATCCTTCTCGGCTGGGTTGCCCGGCGTAGAGTCCAGCAGCACAGATGCATCACAACCCTGTgaatttaaatgaaaatctCCATGttttagttgaaaaaaaaattcgtcAAAGATTTCTTACACAGGAAGTTGGCCAGTTGGAGATGGGACATGGTTTTCAAGAACTCTACTACATTATAGAAATATACTAATCTCAAACTGGAATTTAGAATTTTCATTTACAGACATAAATCAATTTACAGACATAAATCAAAGAGATCGGGAGATGGTAGGTGCTCACCCTGACAAAGCAGTCATGGAAGTGCAACCTGATCAGCGCAGCAGGCATGCCGGGATCGCGAGCAACAGCATTTGTGACAGTGTTTCTCACGACGTCCTCCACCGACGGACAGCTGCTGCTGTAATAGCCGACACGCAGCTCGTCAGCGTGAGCTAATCCGACTGAGGCCAACTCTATCAGAAGGCAGAACAGTGCCAAGTTAAGGGCCATGGCGAGGCGGCCATGACTGGAGGAAGATGGAGCCATGCCCTTCATATATTTTGTCTGTCTGAAGCGATTTGAGGGAGAGCTCTATTCTCACTTGCGTTTCTGTGCATACAAATGGGCGCGTGGCTCAAGTATTTATAGGCATGGAAGGGGATAGCTTCAGTGCTGCAAACAGGATGAAGAAGAGACAACATAGCGCGTACAAAGCAAAAGATATGTTTGACTAAGACTGGTCtaaaggggttggtgcaatCATAtggcaatatttttttatgttgatggGCGGAGCGTGGACTTGGGCTTTGCGAGGCACGCTTCATCTCATgcatcaccatttttttttggaggttCCATTCTTTGTGTTGCTTGAGAATCGTGTTTAGTGATTACGTTGAAATTGATATAGGTTTCTAATTGAATATTAACACAAATCTGATGTCTGAATATTGGCATCCAATATAGATTAGACATGATTGCATATAAATGTCAGTTTTATGTTTGTTGAATTCTTGATGGGTTTAAAAGGATATAACATGAAATGGGTCTGAATATACATAACCATTGGCCCAATATGAGAACCGAAAGCCCCCTCACAACACAACTAGATTAAGTCAAATATGGTAAAAGCTGCTGTTGAAAAGGTGCAGATGGAGTGAGTTTTCCAGACACCGTCCTGTGAAGACTGTAGCTTTTGGCGCACGTTGCAAGAGTAAGAGGAGGAGACTTTTAAAATTCTTCCGACATGAGAAGTCAAGCCCACAACCCTCCTTAAGAGAAGACTTGCGTGAGCGATCAGTAGTCAACAGAAGGAAGTCAGCTTAGTTGTTCCGCGTATGTGGTTGTTcacatttgaaaaaattagaaTTCCTAGTAGAGTGGGCGCCCATAAAAAAtgatacaaattaaaaaatgatcaaactTTCAAAGcattataaatattttagaTAAAAACAcgttcttatatatatgtatatcaacCATTTACTATTCTCAATAGcatattttcatttctattcTCAACAGCATATATCAAGCATTTACTATTCTCAATAGCATTTACTATTCCTAGCACAGTGCATGCAAATGGGAGTGTGGCTCATGTATTTATACGTGATGTCTTCACAGCAGCAAacaagggtggagccaaggtagtGCTCGCATGGGCTTTGGTCtcctctcaattttttttttttaaatttacatgtaaatttaaaacaatttcacttactttatataaaaatttttaaaactgttATTTTGGtcttaattaaaatttaaaaactttaattcagctcacttcataaaaattttttgaCTCAACCAGTTATATGCAAGACCTTGTTCCACAGGTCTATATACATGATAGGTACCTTTATCAGTGGACCACCAGCCCAGTTAAAATGGGTCAAGGGAACAAATGTAATGCATAATG encodes the following:
- the LOC116263004 gene encoding peroxidase 5-like, translated to MKGMAPSSSSHGRLAMALNLALFCLLIELASVGLAHADELRVGYYSSSCPSVEDVVRNTVTNAVARDPGMPAALIRLHFHDCFVRGCDASVLLDSTPGNPAEKDSPTNNPSLNGFDVIDEAKSTLESQCPQVVSCADIVAFAARESVRIAGGFYYPVPAGRRDGLVSKESEVNQNLPMAFFNVKQLEENFARKGFSLEDMVTLSGAHTIGDSHCSAFSNRLYNFKNTTNASDPSMDLTYVSDLKSKCPAPGSGQDPTVSLDPVTPRTLDNQYYVNVKSHKGLLSSDQALMDRADTAGMVLANINSGSMWLHKFADAMVRMGKIEVLTGPQGQIRKSCRVIN